A segment of the Deltaproteobacteria bacterium genome:
CAGGTATTCAGCACCATTGACCTTGAGACCGGGGCACCTCAGTCCTCAACGAAAACCACCACCGGAGAACAGCCATGAATCATTTCCAATATCGGGACGCGATCCTTCACGCCGATGACATCCCGGTCCGGGACATCGTCGCCAAGCACGGCACTCCTCTGTACATCTATTCCCGCTCAACCCTGGAGAGGCATTTTCAGGCCTTTTCCTCAGCCTTCGACGGCACCGACCATCTGGTCTGCTACTCCGTCAAGGCCAACTCCAACCTCGGAGTCCTGAACGTTCTGGGAACCCTGGGCTGCGGGGCCGACATCGTGTCCGGCGGCGAACTGTTCAGGGCCCTCCGGGCCGGCATTCCGGCCGACAGGATCGTGTTCTCCGGAGTCGGCAAGCAGGAGCATGAGATCCGGGAAGCGCTTTACGCCGGCATCCTCATGTTCAACGTCGAATCAGTGGCCGAACTGGAGAGAATTGACGCCGTGGCAGGATCCATGGACATGAAGGCCAATGTCAGCCTGCGCATCAACCCGGACGTCGATCCGGGCACACATCCCTACGTGGCCACCGGCCTCAAAACCAGTAAATTCGGCATCGACATGGCCCAGGCCATTGAGGTCTACCTGAAGGCCAGGGACCTAACCAATGTCGAACCTGTCGGCATCGACGCCCACATCGGCTCCCAGTTGACGGCAATCAGCCCCTTTCTGGACGCCCTTGCCCGCCTCAAGGGCCTCAATGCCGAACTCCGGTCCCAAGGCGTTAATATCCGCTACCTGGACCTCGGCGGAGGTCTGGGGATCACCTACAACGAGGAGGAGCCTCCCCATCCTGCCGAATTCGGCAGGGCCTTGACCCAGTCTCTGAAAGGACTGGATCTGACCCTCGTTCTCGAACCCGGCCGGGTCATCGTCGGCAACGCCGGCATCCTGGTCACTGAGGTTCAGTACACCAAGACGACCCCGGAAAAAACCTTTGTCGTTGTGGACGCAGCCATGAATGACCTCATCCGGCCAGCCTTGTACGGCTCCTACCACAAGGTGGCCGAGGTTGAACCCAAGGGACGTCCGGCCCGCAAAGTCGACGTGGTTGGACCCATCTGCGAGTCGTCGGATTTTCTGGCCAAGGATCGAGAATTGGCCGAAGTCGAGCCGGGAGAACTTTTGGCCGTGTTTTCAGCCGGGGCCTACGGGTTCACCATGTCCTCCCAGTACAACTCCCGGCCCCGGGCGGCCGAGATTCTCGTATCCGGCCAATGGATGACCGTCATCAGGGACCGTGAGCAGTATCGGGATCTGACAGTCCTGGAAGAGGGAGGACTCAAGGAACTCTCCAAAGGCAAAAGAGGCTGACGGAGTTCAGGCCCGGAGAGAGAAGGAGAAAACTGGTGCCCGGCCGATCACGACTCCGGAGAGGTGTCGGCCGGGTCGTTCTCTTCGGCGAGCCCATCCCGAAGGGCCTCCATCCAGGGGGGGACAGTGGGCGACTCGACCCGATAGTAGCCGGGGTTGTAGGGCTTGATGTCCAGGATCGGGGACCCGTCCACGGCCTCCAGTCCCTGGACGGACAGGGTCGCCTTCTCGATTCCAAGAAGTCTGCAGGCCGTGACCAGAATGGGATTGGGCCGGGCCGGGCTGCAGGTGGCCAAAACCCCCTGCTTGGGTATGTCCGTGCAGCCCATGGGGTGGACCAGCTGCAGGTCTCTTCTCTCCTCGGCAACGAGGTGCGGCCAGTACAGGACCAGAATGTGGGAAAATCCGTCCAGCCCCTCCAGCAGGGCCTCGAAACGTTCATCCAGGACCAATCGGCTGACCATCTCCCTGGTCCTTCGATGCCGGGCCCGGAATTCCTCCATTCGCTGCCCGAGGCTCAAACCGTCCCGGGTGGCTCGAAGGGACGGTGCCTTGATCCCGTTCCGGACGATCCCGATGGGTCGCAGGGTGGCCATTGCCCGGGAATCATCCGACTTTTGGGCACCCTCGCTTCCTCGACATGATAGTTCTAATCCAGCCACGGCGTCTCGTCTCCACATGGTTTTTCGGTCCGCCCCGTCCGCGTCGCAGGGGCGACGACCAATCTATAGGCTCTGATCCTTCAACCATCGGCCCAAGAGCGGAGGCGTGGCCGAACAGGCCCAGACCGGCTTCCACTCACACCTGGCCGTGAGTTCAACCCCGCCCTGGATGATGGCCACGGGTCGATCGGCTGAAACCGCGACAACGATCATGCTCTCGTGTACGGCCGTGAACCTGAGGGCCGAGTTGAACCTTGCCCCCCGGGCCCGGTTCTCCCCGGCCACGGCAAGGCCGTCCAGGAGGCAGGCGAACCCGTGGACCTTGAGATCGGCCCCAATGTGCAGAGCCCCGTCGAGCATGGCCAAAGATTTGGCCAAGTCCAGGCCTCCGGGCCGAAGCAGGTCCAGAGGGACATCGAGATGCTGTCCGGACAGTGGAGTCGGCTTCTCGCGCAGGTCCACCACCAAACCGCATCCCCGGCCAAGCGCCTGGGCATGGTGGACGATATCCGCCGTCACCCGGAACAGATCGTGCCGGGCTTCGGACGACATCTTGGACTCCAGAAGACATTCCTCCAGTTGAACGAGTTTGGCCCTTCGGTTCGTGGACCGGAAATGTCCGTCAGTGAAGGAGCAGACCGGCTGGTCCTCGAGATAGAGGAACCCGTGGCTGCGCTGGAAGTCGGCCGTCAGACTGAACCGAGGGGCGGGTCCCCGGCCGATGCCGGCAATGGTCAGTCCATCTGAGGCCAGATAGTACTCAGGGTTTTCCACGGCCTGAAGCATCTTGCGGACGTGCTTGGCGTTGTCCACCAAGGGCCGCTCCATCTCGGGAAAAGAGACTACCAGCCCGGCCAGGGGAGAGGTTCCCGGCTCGGCAAAGACTAGCCGTCCCATGGGCCAGAATCCTTCCTCCGGAGTTCGAGACACGGCCAAAATCGTGTCCAGGATGGGATAGATCCGGAGCTGAGTATCGGGCCCCATGGC
Coding sequences within it:
- a CDS encoding DNA-binding protein, with protein sequence MDQSTESFVNLCVFHILDGLCRGLSLFSGPTRAALIYALEGDDPVRVYDPQGLLRGHEPILEEVFLRSGRWTGAGIVDLRPFEQNAEGLQLSGLITFGARSSQPFYQMWFTEHHPDLCSTGPTERWLEQAAWQLTQELGTRNVLCVGTAGHVLHNYARHAVRDHIVDERVVAMGPDTQLRIYPILDTILAVSRTPEEGFWPMGRLVFAEPGTSPLAGLVVSFPEMERPLVDNAKHVRKMLQAVENPEYYLASDGLTIAGIGRGPAPRFSLTADFQRSHGFLYLEDQPVCSFTDGHFRSTNRRAKLVQLEECLLESKMSSEARHDLFRVTADIVHHAQALGRGCGLVVDLREKPTPLSGQHLDVPLDLLRPGGLDLAKSLAMLDGALHIGADLKVHGFACLLDGLAVAGENRARGARFNSALRFTAVHESMIVVAVSADRPVAIIQGGVELTARCEWKPVWACSATPPLLGRWLKDQSL
- the lysA gene encoding diaminopimelate decarboxylase → MNHFQYRDAILHADDIPVRDIVAKHGTPLYIYSRSTLERHFQAFSSAFDGTDHLVCYSVKANSNLGVLNVLGTLGCGADIVSGGELFRALRAGIPADRIVFSGVGKQEHEIREALYAGILMFNVESVAELERIDAVAGSMDMKANVSLRINPDVDPGTHPYVATGLKTSKFGIDMAQAIEVYLKARDLTNVEPVGIDAHIGSQLTAISPFLDALARLKGLNAELRSQGVNIRYLDLGGGLGITYNEEEPPHPAEFGRALTQSLKGLDLTLVLEPGRVIVGNAGILVTEVQYTKTTPEKTFVVVDAAMNDLIRPALYGSYHKVAEVEPKGRPARKVDVVGPICESSDFLAKDRELAEVEPGELLAVFSAGAYGFTMSSQYNSRPRAAEILVSGQWMTVIRDREQYRDLTVLEEGGLKELSKGKRG
- a CDS encoding S-adenosylmethionine-dependent methyltransferase, translated to MATLRPIGIVRNGIKAPSLRATRDGLSLGQRMEEFRARHRRTREMVSRLVLDERFEALLEGLDGFSHILVLYWPHLVAEERRDLQLVHPMGCTDIPKQGVLATCSPARPNPILVTACRLLGIEKATLSVQGLEAVDGSPILDIKPYNPGYYRVESPTVPPWMEALRDGLAEENDPADTSPES